In Plantibacter sp. PA-3-X8, one DNA window encodes the following:
- a CDS encoding RNA degradosome polyphosphate kinase, whose product MPADPTVLDVGLDGDEEDFDPAFERNDPALPEHRYLDRELSWLAFNQRVLELAEDPALPVLERANFLAIFASNLDEFFMVRVAGLKRRILTGLAVPTNVGNAPADVLSEISQQAHVLQERHARAWHDLVRPDLAERGVTVVTWDSLDAADREYLSEYFSNQVFPVLMPLAVDPAHPFPYISGLSLNLAVRVRNTRTGREEFARLKVPQMMPRFVRVGPAERRSASLDTAPSVRYIALEEVIANHLGHLFPGMEIVDHHVFRVTRNEDMVIEEDETENLIQALEKELLRRRFGPPIRLEITDDMDDVTLGLLVRELDITEQEVYRLPSPLDLGGLFSLAGIDRPDLQYPKRVPTTALQFQPDEPNGKPDLFRSIAREDVLVHHPYESFATSVQAFIEQAAADPHVLAIKQTLYRTSGDSPIVEALIDAAGAGKQVLALVEIKARFDEQNNISWARKLEKAGVHVVYGLVGLKTHCKLALVVRQERGVLRHYSHIGTGNYNPKTSRIYEDLGLFTADDQVGKDLTRLFNELSGYAIEKKFKRLLVAPRHLRKGLLKHIEQERTNAEEGKPSGIRIKVNSMVDESIIDALYRASQAGVPVDLWVRGICALKPGQPGMSETIRVRSILGRYLEHSRIFSFHNDGDPHVFIGSADMMHRNLDRRVEALVRLTDPKHLEATAAMFEQALDEQTSSWWLDADGVWTRHAVDADGRPLTDLQDSLMLETAARRRPRNRR is encoded by the coding sequence ATGCCAGCAGACCCAACCGTGCTCGATGTCGGCCTCGATGGAGACGAAGAGGACTTCGACCCCGCCTTCGAGCGGAACGATCCCGCGCTGCCCGAACACCGTTACCTCGACCGCGAACTCAGCTGGCTCGCCTTCAACCAGCGTGTCCTCGAGCTCGCCGAAGACCCGGCGCTGCCCGTCCTCGAACGCGCCAACTTCCTCGCGATCTTCGCCTCGAACCTCGACGAGTTCTTCATGGTGCGGGTCGCCGGCCTGAAGCGCCGCATCCTCACTGGCCTGGCTGTCCCGACGAACGTCGGCAACGCTCCGGCCGACGTCCTGTCCGAGATCTCCCAGCAGGCGCACGTCCTGCAGGAACGGCACGCCCGCGCCTGGCACGACCTCGTCCGTCCCGACCTCGCCGAACGCGGCGTCACGGTCGTCACCTGGGACTCACTCGACGCAGCCGACCGCGAGTACCTCAGCGAGTACTTCAGCAACCAGGTCTTCCCGGTGCTCATGCCGCTCGCAGTCGACCCGGCCCACCCGTTCCCCTACATCTCCGGCCTCTCGTTGAACCTCGCGGTCCGAGTGCGGAACACCCGCACCGGGCGCGAGGAGTTCGCCCGGCTCAAGGTCCCGCAGATGATGCCGCGCTTCGTCCGCGTCGGTCCGGCGGAGCGCCGTTCCGCGTCACTGGACACCGCTCCCAGCGTGCGCTACATCGCCCTCGAGGAGGTCATCGCCAACCACCTCGGCCACCTCTTCCCCGGCATGGAGATCGTCGACCACCACGTCTTCCGCGTCACGCGCAACGAGGACATGGTGATCGAGGAGGACGAGACCGAGAACCTCATCCAGGCCCTCGAGAAGGAGCTGCTGCGCCGCCGGTTCGGGCCGCCCATCCGGCTCGAGATCACCGACGACATGGACGATGTCACCCTCGGACTCCTCGTCCGCGAACTCGACATCACCGAGCAGGAGGTCTACCGCCTACCCTCGCCGCTCGACCTCGGCGGACTCTTCAGCCTCGCCGGCATCGACCGCCCGGATCTCCAGTACCCGAAACGCGTCCCGACCACGGCGCTGCAGTTCCAGCCCGACGAGCCCAACGGCAAGCCCGACCTCTTCCGGTCGATCGCCCGTGAGGACGTCCTGGTCCACCACCCCTACGAGTCCTTCGCCACGAGCGTGCAGGCGTTCATCGAGCAGGCCGCCGCCGACCCGCACGTGCTCGCGATCAAGCAGACCCTGTACCGGACCTCGGGCGACAGCCCCATCGTCGAAGCACTCATCGACGCGGCGGGGGCCGGCAAGCAGGTCCTCGCGCTGGTCGAGATCAAGGCCCGGTTCGACGAGCAGAACAACATCTCCTGGGCCAGGAAGCTCGAGAAGGCCGGCGTCCACGTCGTCTACGGGCTCGTCGGACTGAAGACGCACTGCAAGCTCGCGCTCGTCGTCCGACAGGAGCGCGGCGTGCTGCGCCACTACAGCCACATCGGCACGGGTAACTACAACCCGAAGACGAGCCGCATCTACGAGGACCTCGGTCTGTTCACAGCCGATGACCAGGTCGGCAAAGACCTCACCCGCCTCTTCAACGAGCTGTCCGGGTACGCGATCGAGAAGAAGTTCAAGCGACTCCTGGTCGCGCCGCGCCACCTGCGCAAGGGCCTCCTCAAGCACATCGAGCAGGAGCGCACGAACGCGGAGGAGGGCAAGCCCTCCGGGATCCGCATCAAGGTCAACTCGATGGTGGACGAGTCGATCATCGACGCGCTCTACCGGGCCAGCCAGGCGGGGGTCCCGGTCGACCTGTGGGTTCGCGGGATCTGCGCGCTGAAGCCCGGCCAGCCGGGGATGAGCGAGACGATCCGCGTGCGCTCCATCCTCGGGCGGTACCTCGAGCACTCGCGCATCTTCTCGTTCCACAACGACGGCGACCCGCACGTGTTCATCGGCAGCGCCGACATGATGCACCGCAACCTCGACCGCCGCGTCGAGGCGCTCGTCAGGCTCACCGACCCGAAGCACCTCGAGGCGACCGCCGCGATGTTCGAGCAGGCCCTCGACGAGCAGACGTCGTCCTGGTGGCTCGACGCCGACGGCGTCTGGACGCGCCACGCGGTCGACGCTGACGGACGACCGCTCACGGATCTGCAAGACTCCCTCATGCTCGAGACCGCGGCGCGCCGCCGGCCGAGGAACCGTCGCTGA
- a CDS encoding NUDIX domain-containing protein: MTTTAIYAAGAVCWRLIDGKVHLLVIHRTVYGDVTIPKGKVDPGETLAQTAVREIKEETGLSVHLGVPLGVSTYPLSSGREKIVHYWSAEVTDQAVRESTFIPNGEVAALEWVTIKRARSYLSYERDVEILDAFAALVDEGVTATFALIAMRHGKATSPSEWSGEDATRPLAPRGVKQAAGNVPTLLAFGPRKIVTSTAVRCVSTVSPIAAAAGIEPKRSDLISQDAYERGESDVRRVVGRRVRALKTAILCSHGPVLPEILHEIALATGSTRGSYLGSAAALETGAFSIVHLSRTNPSSGIIAIETHEPRV, encoded by the coding sequence ATGACGACGACGGCAATCTATGCAGCCGGTGCCGTGTGCTGGCGTCTCATCGACGGCAAGGTCCACCTCCTCGTCATCCACCGGACGGTCTACGGCGACGTCACCATCCCCAAGGGCAAGGTCGATCCCGGAGAGACGCTCGCGCAGACGGCCGTGCGGGAGATCAAGGAGGAGACCGGCCTGAGCGTCCACCTCGGTGTGCCGCTCGGTGTCTCCACGTACCCCTTGTCGAGCGGACGCGAGAAGATCGTCCACTACTGGTCGGCCGAGGTCACCGACCAGGCCGTCCGCGAGAGCACGTTCATCCCCAACGGCGAGGTCGCCGCCCTGGAGTGGGTCACCATCAAGCGGGCACGGAGCTACCTCAGCTACGAGCGCGACGTGGAGATCCTCGACGCCTTCGCCGCGCTGGTCGACGAGGGCGTCACAGCGACCTTCGCCCTCATCGCGATGCGCCACGGGAAGGCCACGTCCCCCTCCGAATGGTCCGGTGAGGACGCGACCAGGCCACTGGCGCCGCGCGGCGTCAAGCAGGCCGCGGGGAACGTCCCCACCCTGCTCGCCTTCGGTCCTCGCAAGATCGTGACGAGCACGGCCGTGCGCTGCGTCAGCACCGTCAGCCCGATCGCCGCGGCCGCGGGCATCGAGCCGAAACGCTCCGACCTCATCAGCCAGGACGCCTACGAGCGGGGCGAATCGGATGTCCGCCGGGTCGTCGGCCGCCGCGTCAGGGCGCTCAAGACGGCCATCCTCTGCAGCCACGGACCGGTCCTCCCCGAGATCCTGCACGAGATCGCGCTCGCCACCGGGTCCACCCGAGGCTCCTACCTCGGGAGCGCCGCCGCACTCGAGACCGGGGCGTTCTCCATCGTGCACCTCTCCCGGACCAACCCGAGCTCCGGCATCATCGCCATCGAGACGCACGAACCCCGCGTCTGA
- a CDS encoding response regulator transcription factor, protein MAQILVLTSMVGTEVLPSLGLLSHRTRQIPADPAQLVNAPSSDLVLVDARQDLASAKSLCKILGASGLSVPLLLILTEGGLTAVSADWGVNDVILESAGPAEVDARIRLAIGRASQEHSASKIQASGVVIDEASYSAKVHGKPLDLTFKEFELLRFFATHPSRVFTREQLLSEVWGYDYFGGTRTVDVHVRRLRAKLGDLEQLIGTVRNVGYRFNVYEDDHAPADAVGS, encoded by the coding sequence GTGGCGCAAATTTTGGTCTTGACCTCCATGGTCGGCACCGAGGTCCTCCCATCCCTCGGGCTCCTGAGCCACCGCACCCGGCAGATCCCAGCCGACCCCGCACAACTCGTGAACGCTCCGAGTTCGGACCTCGTGCTCGTCGACGCCCGCCAGGACCTCGCGAGCGCCAAGTCGCTCTGCAAGATCCTCGGTGCGTCCGGGCTGTCGGTCCCACTCCTCCTCATCCTGACCGAGGGTGGCCTCACCGCCGTCAGCGCCGACTGGGGCGTGAACGACGTCATCCTCGAATCCGCCGGACCGGCCGAGGTCGACGCTCGGATCCGGCTCGCGATCGGCCGCGCCTCCCAGGAGCACTCGGCGAGCAAGATCCAGGCGTCGGGCGTCGTCATCGACGAGGCCAGTTACTCCGCGAAGGTCCACGGCAAGCCGCTGGACCTCACCTTCAAGGAGTTCGAGCTGCTCCGCTTCTTCGCGACCCACCCCTCCCGCGTGTTCACGCGCGAGCAGCTGCTGAGCGAGGTGTGGGGCTACGACTACTTCGGTGGCACGCGAACCGTCGACGTCCACGTCCGCCGGTTGCGCGCCAAGCTCGGCGACCTCGAGCAGCTCATCGGCACCGTGCGCAACGTCGGCTACCGCTTCAACGTCTACGAGGACGATCATGCCCCGGCTGACGCTGTCGGTTCGTAA
- the pstS gene encoding phosphate ABC transporter substrate-binding protein PstS: MKFSRFGRVAVVAAVAAVALTSCAANEGGATATSAAASDLKGSLAGSGASSQGSAQEAWVAAFQTSNPDVTINYSPDGSGAGRKAFIAGGVQFAGSDSALSDEELSSTFAACAADTKAIDLPVYISPIAVIFNVEGVDELNLDAATIAKIFAGQITSWDDPAIVALNPEAKLPSTPITAVHRSDDSGTTKNFADYLNKNAPDVWTAEPADTFPFQSGEGAKGTSGVVDTVKGGTGTIGYADASKAGDLGVAKIKVGEEFVEYSAEGAAAVVEGSPLVEGREANDIAIKLDRETTDATHYPIVLVSYLIACQEYADPKVADLVKAYAGYIASDAGQEEAAKSAGAAPLSADLAKKVQDAIASIK; the protein is encoded by the coding sequence GTGAAGTTCTCACGTTTCGGCCGCGTCGCGGTCGTAGCAGCAGTCGCAGCCGTCGCACTGACCTCCTGTGCGGCCAACGAAGGCGGCGCCACCGCCACGAGCGCAGCCGCCAGCGACCTCAAGGGCAGCCTGGCCGGTAGCGGCGCATCGTCGCAGGGCAGCGCCCAGGAAGCCTGGGTCGCCGCCTTCCAGACGTCGAACCCGGACGTCACCATCAACTACTCCCCCGACGGCTCCGGCGCCGGCCGCAAGGCGTTCATCGCCGGCGGCGTGCAGTTCGCCGGTTCGGACTCGGCCCTCTCCGACGAAGAGCTCTCGAGCACCTTCGCCGCATGTGCAGCCGACACCAAGGCGATCGACCTCCCGGTCTACATCTCCCCGATCGCGGTCATCTTCAACGTCGAGGGCGTCGACGAGCTCAACCTCGACGCAGCGACCATCGCGAAGATCTTCGCCGGCCAGATCACCAGCTGGGACGACCCGGCGATCGTCGCGCTGAACCCCGAGGCCAAGCTCCCCTCGACCCCCATCACCGCCGTCCACCGCTCGGACGACTCGGGAACGACGAAGAACTTCGCCGACTACCTGAACAAGAACGCTCCGGACGTCTGGACCGCTGAGCCGGCCGACACCTTCCCGTTCCAGTCGGGTGAGGGTGCCAAGGGCACCTCCGGCGTCGTCGACACCGTCAAGGGTGGCACCGGCACCATCGGCTACGCCGACGCGTCGAAGGCCGGCGACCTCGGTGTCGCGAAGATCAAGGTCGGCGAGGAGTTCGTCGAGTACAGCGCCGAGGGTGCTGCCGCCGTCGTCGAGGGCTCGCCGCTCGTCGAAGGCCGCGAGGCGAACGACATCGCGATCAAGCTCGACCGCGAGACCACGGACGCGACCCACTACCCGATCGTGCTCGTGAGCTACCTCATCGCCTGCCAGGAGTACGCCGACCCGAAGGTCGCCGACCTCGTCAAGGCCTACGCCGGCTACATCGCCAGCGACGCCGGCCAGGAAGAGGCTGCGAAGTCGGCCGGTGCTGCGCCGCTCTCCGCAGACCTCGCCAAGAAGGTCCAGGACGCGATCGCGTCCATCAAGTAG
- the mshD gene encoding mycothiol synthase encodes MPRLTLSVRNVDDARTRDALERVVRTASLVDGQPPFSDQSLIDAASGARTLILAVEPQDPPVDPDDFAVVGAAILGHGELEFVVEPEWRGHGYGRAALRGVLANCPPQVRIWAHGDHPASRVLAQEFGFSPVRTLLQLRLTKAPPSRARPATTGHADVTVGTFRPGVDEEEWLEVNALAFADHPEQGRMTLDDLRAREAESWFDADDFLLARGSDGDLLGFIWLKVEDTVGEVYAVGVHPAASGRGLGRLLMEAGLARLRDRRVEAVTLYVEADNLPAVSLYRSLGFTDHTIDVQYARTDA; translated from the coding sequence ATGCCCCGGCTGACGCTGTCGGTTCGTAACGTCGACGACGCCCGCACCAGGGATGCGCTCGAGCGCGTCGTGCGCACGGCGTCGCTCGTCGACGGCCAGCCGCCGTTCAGCGACCAGTCGCTCATCGACGCCGCGTCCGGCGCCCGAACACTGATCCTCGCCGTCGAACCACAGGACCCGCCGGTCGACCCCGACGACTTCGCCGTCGTGGGCGCGGCCATCCTCGGCCATGGCGAACTCGAGTTCGTCGTCGAGCCCGAGTGGCGGGGTCACGGCTACGGTCGCGCCGCACTGCGCGGCGTCCTCGCCAACTGTCCTCCGCAGGTGCGCATCTGGGCACACGGCGACCACCCCGCCTCCCGGGTGCTCGCACAGGAGTTCGGCTTCTCGCCGGTCAGGACGCTGCTGCAGCTCCGCCTGACCAAGGCGCCGCCGAGCCGCGCACGACCGGCCACCACTGGGCACGCGGATGTCACGGTCGGCACGTTCCGGCCGGGAGTCGACGAGGAGGAGTGGCTCGAGGTCAACGCGCTCGCCTTCGCCGACCACCCCGAGCAGGGACGCATGACCCTCGACGATCTCCGCGCCCGGGAAGCCGAGTCCTGGTTCGACGCCGACGACTTCCTGCTCGCACGAGGCTCCGACGGCGACCTCCTCGGATTCATCTGGTTGAAGGTCGAGGACACGGTCGGCGAGGTCTACGCGGTCGGCGTGCACCCTGCGGCAAGTGGCCGAGGGCTCGGGCGACTCCTGATGGAGGCCGGCCTCGCCCGCCTGCGGGATCGACGCGTCGAGGCGGTCACGCTCTACGTCGAAGCCGACAACCTTCCTGCGGTGTCGCTGTACCGCTCGCTCGGATTCACCGACCACACGATCGACGTGCAGTACGCGAGAACCGACGCCTGA